In Bombus affinis isolate iyBomAffi1 chromosome 11, iyBomAffi1.2, whole genome shotgun sequence, one genomic interval encodes:
- the LOC126921895 gene encoding neural cell adhesion molecule 2-like isoform X2, translating into MSREVLTGRGWWVARQLEHLILGYRFEMRRTSGHVFLTSLLILLRARRADAATENSPEFSNKGSTTTHALTAPLRLVWGSEGKDVELPCDITPPTPTDSVNMVLWFKDTAGIPLYSLDARGKDLASAVHWAVSDDLGKRTYFQIGDGHRAKLKVTKVTFKDQGIFRCRVDFINSPTRNFRVNLTLVEEPSRPVIYDAQGREVTRVAGPFLEGYNLDLTCQVSGGRPKPTVVWWKDGKILDSVVDTISIGSPSKFTVNRLFINEVTRSLWGTKLECRAQSEQMTSPIVREVPLDVYLKPAIVKIVLIDSQIYAGRPLAARCETWGSSPAARIIWRLGGQTIGDPNVSTTQRSNSTISKLALVLGKDDNGKRLTCRAENPRFPGGVLEETEILDVAYVPVVSIDLATGYVLDTLREGDDLKLVCDVESNPPPTRIIWYHKDDRLEHDVTGGTLIASNTLTLRVLTLAHAGEYSCEAVNSVGEGRSPPIFVQMKYAPRCRAGYERREITAGRHETVSLRCEVDAVPKDAVRFSWTYNGTRGDVLPMPNSRARNNGLVSVLEYTPTTDTDFGTLACWASNSVGRQRTPCIFNIVPGKPPQPPFDCSLHNETTSLQVNCVPGADGGSPQYFLLEVRGIPRNSGVVQMNPPTLHAPQSDQGMVGDVPAIYQERNPRPSFQLHGLEPGFDYTLYVYAVNDRGRSEPALLEHIRVAEVIGGKIERNGLFLEDLKKALPEASSENMIIVIALTGAVALILIGIGVIIGLAICRRRTASTLKDGPDDFTTPTYVSAQRIEPRIRYSGDSRRSQRTSLYIEENRNEPDLLQRVEIDLHG; encoded by the exons ATGTCTCGAGAGGTGTTGACCGGACGTGGCTGGTGGGTCGCGCGTCAACTCGAACACCTGATTCTCGGTTACCGGTTCGAGATGCGGCGCACGTCCGGACACGTGTTTCTGACAAGTTTGCTGATACTACTTCGAGCACGTCGGGCAGACGCAGCTACCGAGAATTCGCCCGAATTCTCGAACAAAG GGTCCACTACGACTCACGCTCTTACAGCGCCGCTCAGATTGGTGTGGGGCAGCGAGGGCAAAGACGTCGAATTACCATGCGACATCACCCCACCGACACCGACCGACTCCGTGAACATGGTGCTTTGGTTCAAAGACACCGCTGGGATACCTCTTTACAG CCTGGACGCAAGAGGCAAAGATCTCGCCTCCGCCGTTCATTGGGCGGTCAGCGATGATCTCGGCAAGAGGACCTACTTTCAGATCGGTGATGGCCATCGAGCTAAGCTCAAAGTTACCAAGGTCACATTCAAGGACCAAGGAATCTTCAGATGTAGGGTAGATTTTATCAATTCCCCGACGAGAAACTTTCGGGTGAATCTCACGCTCGTTG AAGAACCATCCAGACCTGTGATATACGATGCTCAGGGGCGAGAGGTGACAAGAGTGGCTGGACCCTTCTTGGAAGGTTACAATCTCGACTTGACCTGTCAGGTGTCTGGGG gaaGACCAAAGCCTACGGTAGTATGGTGGAAGGACGGTAAGATACTGGACTCCGTTGTTGACACAATTTCTATTGGTTCCCCGAGCAAATTCACGGTGAACCGTCTTTTCATCAACGAGGTGACGAGATCGTTGTGGGGCACGAAGCTCGAATGCAGGGCTCAGTCGGAGCAGATGACCTCTCCGATCGTTCGCGAAGTACCTCTAGATGTTTACC TGAAGCCTGCGATCGTAAAGATCGTCCTGATCGACAGTCAAATCTACGCCGGGCGTCCGCTCGCGGCACGCTGTGAAACCTGGGGAAGTTCTCCCGCTGCCAGGATCATCTGGAGGCTAGGCGGGCAGACGATAGGCGATCCCAACGTGTCGACTACGCAGAGGAGCAATTCGACGATCAGCAAGCTGGCTCTGGTCCTTGGCAAAGACGACAATGGCAAGAGATTAACCTGCAGAGCCGAAAATCCCAGATTTCCCGGCGGAGTGCTCGAAGAAACTGAGATCTTGGACGTTGCCT ACGTACCGGTTGTTTCCATCGATCTAGCCACCGGTTACGTCCTGGATACTCTCAGAGAAGGGGACGATCTGAAGCTGGTGTGCGACGTGGAGAGTAACCCACCTCCGACCCGAATCATTTGGTACCACAAG GACGATCGATTGGAGCACGACGTGACCGGTGGAACGCTGATAGCCTCCAACACGTTAACGCTGAGGGTACTCACTCTGGCTCATGCAGGCGAGTATTCGTGCGAAGCGGTGAATTCCGTGGGAGAAGGTCGGAGCCCTCCGATTTTCGTTCAGATGAAAT ACGCGCCGAGATGCAGGGCAGGTTACGAGCGACGCGAGATCACGGCTGGTCGCCATGAAACGGTGTCGCTACGCTGCGAAGTCGACGCTGTTCCGAAAGACGCGGTGCGATTCTCTTGGACGTACAACGGAACGCGCGGTGACGTGTTGCCGATGCCAAACTCCAGAGCTCGGAATAACGGGCTCGTTAGCGTTCTCGAGTACACTCCTACCACCGACACCGACTTTGGAACTCTGGCTTGCTGGGCGAGCAACAGCGTCGGCAGACAAAGGACCCCTTGTATATTCAACATCGTGCCCGGAA AGCCACCGCAGCCACCGTTCGACTGTTCTCTGCACAATGAAACCACCTCGCTGCAAGTGAATTGCGTGCCCGGCGCCGATGGTGGTTCCCCGCAATACTTTTTGCTGGAAGTTCGAGGGATACCGAGAAACTCCGGTGTCGTTCAGATGAATCCGCCGACGCTCCACGCGCCTCAAAGCGACCAGGGAATGGTGGGAGACGTACCGGCGATATATCAAGAGAGAAATCCAAGGCCAAGCTTTCAGCTACACGGTCTTGAACCCGGTTTCGATTACACGTTATACGTGTACGCTGTGAACGACAGAGGAAGGAGCGAGCCAGCGCTGTTGGAGCATATACGAGTGGCTGAAGTTATCGGCGGGAAGATCGAAAGAAACGGCCTGTTTCTGGAGGATCTGAAAAAGGCACTTCCCGAGGCTAGCTCGGAAAATATGATCATCGTGATCGCCTTGACAG GTGCGGTGGCTTTGATCCTGATCGGTATCGGGGTGATCATCGGGTTGGCTATCTGCAGAAGAAGGACCGCGTCGACGCTCAAAGACGGTCCGGACGATTTTACCACCCCCACCTACGTCTCCGCCCAAAGGATCGAGCCAAGGATCAGATACTCGGGCGACAGCAGACGTTCTCAAAGAACGAGCTTGTACATCGAGGAAAATCGAAACG aACCGGATCTTCTACAGAGAGTCGAGATCGATCTACACGGTTAA
- the LOC126921895 gene encoding neural cell adhesion molecule 2-like isoform X1 — MSREVLTGRGWWVARQLEHLILGYRFEMRRTSGHVFLTSLLILLRARRADAATENSPEFSNKGSTTTHALTAPLRLVWGSEGKDVELPCDITPPTPTDSVNMVLWFKDTAGIPLYSLDARGKDLASAVHWAVSDDLGKRTYFQIGDGHRAKLKVTKVTFKDQGIFRCRVDFINSPTRNFRVNLTLVEEPSRPVIYDAQGREVTRVAGPFLEGYNLDLTCQVSGGRPKPTVVWWKDGKILDSVVDTISIGSPSKFTVNRLFINEVTRSLWGTKLECRAQSEQMTSPIVREVPLDVYLKPAIVKIVLIDSQIYAGRPLAARCETWGSSPAARIIWRLGGQTIGDPNVSTTQRSNSTISKLALVLGKDDNGKRLTCRAENPRFPGGVLEETEILDVAYVPVVSIDLATGYVLDTLREGDDLKLVCDVESNPPPTRIIWYHKDDRLEHDVTGGTLIASNTLTLRVLTLAHAGEYSCEAVNSVGEGRSPPIFVQMKYAPRCRAGYERREITAGRHETVSLRCEVDAVPKDAVRFSWTYNGTRGDVLPMPNSRARNNGLVSVLEYTPTTDTDFGTLACWASNSVGRQRTPCIFNIVPGKPPQPPFDCSLHNETTSLQVNCVPGADGGSPQYFLLEVRGIPRNSGVVQMNPPTLHAPQSDQGMVGDVPAIYQERNPRPSFQLHGLEPGFDYTLYVYAVNDRGRSEPALLEHIRVAEVIGGKIERNGLFLEDLKKALPEASSENMIIVIALTGTGAVALILIGIGVIIGLAICRRRTASTLKDGPDDFTTPTYVSAQRIEPRIRYSGDSRRSQRTSLYIEENRNEPDLLQRVEIDLHG, encoded by the exons ATGTCTCGAGAGGTGTTGACCGGACGTGGCTGGTGGGTCGCGCGTCAACTCGAACACCTGATTCTCGGTTACCGGTTCGAGATGCGGCGCACGTCCGGACACGTGTTTCTGACAAGTTTGCTGATACTACTTCGAGCACGTCGGGCAGACGCAGCTACCGAGAATTCGCCCGAATTCTCGAACAAAG GGTCCACTACGACTCACGCTCTTACAGCGCCGCTCAGATTGGTGTGGGGCAGCGAGGGCAAAGACGTCGAATTACCATGCGACATCACCCCACCGACACCGACCGACTCCGTGAACATGGTGCTTTGGTTCAAAGACACCGCTGGGATACCTCTTTACAG CCTGGACGCAAGAGGCAAAGATCTCGCCTCCGCCGTTCATTGGGCGGTCAGCGATGATCTCGGCAAGAGGACCTACTTTCAGATCGGTGATGGCCATCGAGCTAAGCTCAAAGTTACCAAGGTCACATTCAAGGACCAAGGAATCTTCAGATGTAGGGTAGATTTTATCAATTCCCCGACGAGAAACTTTCGGGTGAATCTCACGCTCGTTG AAGAACCATCCAGACCTGTGATATACGATGCTCAGGGGCGAGAGGTGACAAGAGTGGCTGGACCCTTCTTGGAAGGTTACAATCTCGACTTGACCTGTCAGGTGTCTGGGG gaaGACCAAAGCCTACGGTAGTATGGTGGAAGGACGGTAAGATACTGGACTCCGTTGTTGACACAATTTCTATTGGTTCCCCGAGCAAATTCACGGTGAACCGTCTTTTCATCAACGAGGTGACGAGATCGTTGTGGGGCACGAAGCTCGAATGCAGGGCTCAGTCGGAGCAGATGACCTCTCCGATCGTTCGCGAAGTACCTCTAGATGTTTACC TGAAGCCTGCGATCGTAAAGATCGTCCTGATCGACAGTCAAATCTACGCCGGGCGTCCGCTCGCGGCACGCTGTGAAACCTGGGGAAGTTCTCCCGCTGCCAGGATCATCTGGAGGCTAGGCGGGCAGACGATAGGCGATCCCAACGTGTCGACTACGCAGAGGAGCAATTCGACGATCAGCAAGCTGGCTCTGGTCCTTGGCAAAGACGACAATGGCAAGAGATTAACCTGCAGAGCCGAAAATCCCAGATTTCCCGGCGGAGTGCTCGAAGAAACTGAGATCTTGGACGTTGCCT ACGTACCGGTTGTTTCCATCGATCTAGCCACCGGTTACGTCCTGGATACTCTCAGAGAAGGGGACGATCTGAAGCTGGTGTGCGACGTGGAGAGTAACCCACCTCCGACCCGAATCATTTGGTACCACAAG GACGATCGATTGGAGCACGACGTGACCGGTGGAACGCTGATAGCCTCCAACACGTTAACGCTGAGGGTACTCACTCTGGCTCATGCAGGCGAGTATTCGTGCGAAGCGGTGAATTCCGTGGGAGAAGGTCGGAGCCCTCCGATTTTCGTTCAGATGAAAT ACGCGCCGAGATGCAGGGCAGGTTACGAGCGACGCGAGATCACGGCTGGTCGCCATGAAACGGTGTCGCTACGCTGCGAAGTCGACGCTGTTCCGAAAGACGCGGTGCGATTCTCTTGGACGTACAACGGAACGCGCGGTGACGTGTTGCCGATGCCAAACTCCAGAGCTCGGAATAACGGGCTCGTTAGCGTTCTCGAGTACACTCCTACCACCGACACCGACTTTGGAACTCTGGCTTGCTGGGCGAGCAACAGCGTCGGCAGACAAAGGACCCCTTGTATATTCAACATCGTGCCCGGAA AGCCACCGCAGCCACCGTTCGACTGTTCTCTGCACAATGAAACCACCTCGCTGCAAGTGAATTGCGTGCCCGGCGCCGATGGTGGTTCCCCGCAATACTTTTTGCTGGAAGTTCGAGGGATACCGAGAAACTCCGGTGTCGTTCAGATGAATCCGCCGACGCTCCACGCGCCTCAAAGCGACCAGGGAATGGTGGGAGACGTACCGGCGATATATCAAGAGAGAAATCCAAGGCCAAGCTTTCAGCTACACGGTCTTGAACCCGGTTTCGATTACACGTTATACGTGTACGCTGTGAACGACAGAGGAAGGAGCGAGCCAGCGCTGTTGGAGCATATACGAGTGGCTGAAGTTATCGGCGGGAAGATCGAAAGAAACGGCCTGTTTCTGGAGGATCTGAAAAAGGCACTTCCCGAGGCTAGCTCGGAAAATATGATCATCGTGATCGCCTTGACAGGTACAG GTGCGGTGGCTTTGATCCTGATCGGTATCGGGGTGATCATCGGGTTGGCTATCTGCAGAAGAAGGACCGCGTCGACGCTCAAAGACGGTCCGGACGATTTTACCACCCCCACCTACGTCTCCGCCCAAAGGATCGAGCCAAGGATCAGATACTCGGGCGACAGCAGACGTTCTCAAAGAACGAGCTTGTACATCGAGGAAAATCGAAACG aACCGGATCTTCTACAGAGAGTCGAGATCGATCTACACGGTTAA
- the LOC126921895 gene encoding synaptogenesis protein syg-2-like isoform X4: MVLWFKDTAGIPLYSLDARGKDLASAVHWAVSDDLGKRTYFQIGDGHRAKLKVTKVTFKDQGIFRCRVDFINSPTRNFRVNLTLVEEPSRPVIYDAQGREVTRVAGPFLEGYNLDLTCQVSGGRPKPTVVWWKDGKILDSVVDTISIGSPSKFTVNRLFINEVTRSLWGTKLECRAQSEQMTSPIVREVPLDVYLKPAIVKIVLIDSQIYAGRPLAARCETWGSSPAARIIWRLGGQTIGDPNVSTTQRSNSTISKLALVLGKDDNGKRLTCRAENPRFPGGVLEETEILDVAYVPVVSIDLATGYVLDTLREGDDLKLVCDVESNPPPTRIIWYHKDDRLEHDVTGGTLIASNTLTLRVLTLAHAGEYSCEAVNSVGEGRSPPIFVQMKYAPRCRAGYERREITAGRHETVSLRCEVDAVPKDAVRFSWTYNGTRGDVLPMPNSRARNNGLVSVLEYTPTTDTDFGTLACWASNSVGRQRTPCIFNIVPGKPPQPPFDCSLHNETTSLQVNCVPGADGGSPQYFLLEVRGIPRNSGVVQMNPPTLHAPQSDQGMVGDVPAIYQERNPRPSFQLHGLEPGFDYTLYVYAVNDRGRSEPALLEHIRVAEVIGGKIERNGLFLEDLKKALPEASSENMIIVIALTGTGAVALILIGIGVIIGLAICRRRTASTLKDGPDDFTTPTYVSAQRIEPRIRYSGDSRRSQRTSLYIEENRNEPDLLQRVEIDLHG; this comes from the exons ATGGTGCTTTGGTTCAAAGACACCGCTGGGATACCTCTTTACAG CCTGGACGCAAGAGGCAAAGATCTCGCCTCCGCCGTTCATTGGGCGGTCAGCGATGATCTCGGCAAGAGGACCTACTTTCAGATCGGTGATGGCCATCGAGCTAAGCTCAAAGTTACCAAGGTCACATTCAAGGACCAAGGAATCTTCAGATGTAGGGTAGATTTTATCAATTCCCCGACGAGAAACTTTCGGGTGAATCTCACGCTCGTTG AAGAACCATCCAGACCTGTGATATACGATGCTCAGGGGCGAGAGGTGACAAGAGTGGCTGGACCCTTCTTGGAAGGTTACAATCTCGACTTGACCTGTCAGGTGTCTGGGG gaaGACCAAAGCCTACGGTAGTATGGTGGAAGGACGGTAAGATACTGGACTCCGTTGTTGACACAATTTCTATTGGTTCCCCGAGCAAATTCACGGTGAACCGTCTTTTCATCAACGAGGTGACGAGATCGTTGTGGGGCACGAAGCTCGAATGCAGGGCTCAGTCGGAGCAGATGACCTCTCCGATCGTTCGCGAAGTACCTCTAGATGTTTACC TGAAGCCTGCGATCGTAAAGATCGTCCTGATCGACAGTCAAATCTACGCCGGGCGTCCGCTCGCGGCACGCTGTGAAACCTGGGGAAGTTCTCCCGCTGCCAGGATCATCTGGAGGCTAGGCGGGCAGACGATAGGCGATCCCAACGTGTCGACTACGCAGAGGAGCAATTCGACGATCAGCAAGCTGGCTCTGGTCCTTGGCAAAGACGACAATGGCAAGAGATTAACCTGCAGAGCCGAAAATCCCAGATTTCCCGGCGGAGTGCTCGAAGAAACTGAGATCTTGGACGTTGCCT ACGTACCGGTTGTTTCCATCGATCTAGCCACCGGTTACGTCCTGGATACTCTCAGAGAAGGGGACGATCTGAAGCTGGTGTGCGACGTGGAGAGTAACCCACCTCCGACCCGAATCATTTGGTACCACAAG GACGATCGATTGGAGCACGACGTGACCGGTGGAACGCTGATAGCCTCCAACACGTTAACGCTGAGGGTACTCACTCTGGCTCATGCAGGCGAGTATTCGTGCGAAGCGGTGAATTCCGTGGGAGAAGGTCGGAGCCCTCCGATTTTCGTTCAGATGAAAT ACGCGCCGAGATGCAGGGCAGGTTACGAGCGACGCGAGATCACGGCTGGTCGCCATGAAACGGTGTCGCTACGCTGCGAAGTCGACGCTGTTCCGAAAGACGCGGTGCGATTCTCTTGGACGTACAACGGAACGCGCGGTGACGTGTTGCCGATGCCAAACTCCAGAGCTCGGAATAACGGGCTCGTTAGCGTTCTCGAGTACACTCCTACCACCGACACCGACTTTGGAACTCTGGCTTGCTGGGCGAGCAACAGCGTCGGCAGACAAAGGACCCCTTGTATATTCAACATCGTGCCCGGAA AGCCACCGCAGCCACCGTTCGACTGTTCTCTGCACAATGAAACCACCTCGCTGCAAGTGAATTGCGTGCCCGGCGCCGATGGTGGTTCCCCGCAATACTTTTTGCTGGAAGTTCGAGGGATACCGAGAAACTCCGGTGTCGTTCAGATGAATCCGCCGACGCTCCACGCGCCTCAAAGCGACCAGGGAATGGTGGGAGACGTACCGGCGATATATCAAGAGAGAAATCCAAGGCCAAGCTTTCAGCTACACGGTCTTGAACCCGGTTTCGATTACACGTTATACGTGTACGCTGTGAACGACAGAGGAAGGAGCGAGCCAGCGCTGTTGGAGCATATACGAGTGGCTGAAGTTATCGGCGGGAAGATCGAAAGAAACGGCCTGTTTCTGGAGGATCTGAAAAAGGCACTTCCCGAGGCTAGCTCGGAAAATATGATCATCGTGATCGCCTTGACAGGTACAG GTGCGGTGGCTTTGATCCTGATCGGTATCGGGGTGATCATCGGGTTGGCTATCTGCAGAAGAAGGACCGCGTCGACGCTCAAAGACGGTCCGGACGATTTTACCACCCCCACCTACGTCTCCGCCCAAAGGATCGAGCCAAGGATCAGATACTCGGGCGACAGCAGACGTTCTCAAAGAACGAGCTTGTACATCGAGGAAAATCGAAACG aACCGGATCTTCTACAGAGAGTCGAGATCGATCTACACGGTTAA
- the LOC126921895 gene encoding synaptogenesis protein syg-2-like isoform X5, whose protein sequence is MLRVTGLDARGKDLASAVHWAVSDDLGKRTYFQIGDGHRAKLKVTKVTFKDQGIFRCRVDFINSPTRNFRVNLTLVEEPSRPVIYDAQGREVTRVAGPFLEGYNLDLTCQVSGGRPKPTVVWWKDGKILDSVVDTISIGSPSKFTVNRLFINEVTRSLWGTKLECRAQSEQMTSPIVREVPLDVYLKPAIVKIVLIDSQIYAGRPLAARCETWGSSPAARIIWRLGGQTIGDPNVSTTQRSNSTISKLALVLGKDDNGKRLTCRAENPRFPGGVLEETEILDVAYVPVVSIDLATGYVLDTLREGDDLKLVCDVESNPPPTRIIWYHKDDRLEHDVTGGTLIASNTLTLRVLTLAHAGEYSCEAVNSVGEGRSPPIFVQMKYAPRCRAGYERREITAGRHETVSLRCEVDAVPKDAVRFSWTYNGTRGDVLPMPNSRARNNGLVSVLEYTPTTDTDFGTLACWASNSVGRQRTPCIFNIVPGKPPQPPFDCSLHNETTSLQVNCVPGADGGSPQYFLLEVRGIPRNSGVVQMNPPTLHAPQSDQGMVGDVPAIYQERNPRPSFQLHGLEPGFDYTLYVYAVNDRGRSEPALLEHIRVAEVIGGKIERNGLFLEDLKKALPEASSENMIIVIALTGTGAVALILIGIGVIIGLAICRRRTASTLKDGPDDFTTPTYVSAQRIEPRIRYSGDSRRSQRTSLYIEENRNEPDLLQRVEIDLHG, encoded by the exons ATGCTCCGGGTAACCGG CCTGGACGCAAGAGGCAAAGATCTCGCCTCCGCCGTTCATTGGGCGGTCAGCGATGATCTCGGCAAGAGGACCTACTTTCAGATCGGTGATGGCCATCGAGCTAAGCTCAAAGTTACCAAGGTCACATTCAAGGACCAAGGAATCTTCAGATGTAGGGTAGATTTTATCAATTCCCCGACGAGAAACTTTCGGGTGAATCTCACGCTCGTTG AAGAACCATCCAGACCTGTGATATACGATGCTCAGGGGCGAGAGGTGACAAGAGTGGCTGGACCCTTCTTGGAAGGTTACAATCTCGACTTGACCTGTCAGGTGTCTGGGG gaaGACCAAAGCCTACGGTAGTATGGTGGAAGGACGGTAAGATACTGGACTCCGTTGTTGACACAATTTCTATTGGTTCCCCGAGCAAATTCACGGTGAACCGTCTTTTCATCAACGAGGTGACGAGATCGTTGTGGGGCACGAAGCTCGAATGCAGGGCTCAGTCGGAGCAGATGACCTCTCCGATCGTTCGCGAAGTACCTCTAGATGTTTACC TGAAGCCTGCGATCGTAAAGATCGTCCTGATCGACAGTCAAATCTACGCCGGGCGTCCGCTCGCGGCACGCTGTGAAACCTGGGGAAGTTCTCCCGCTGCCAGGATCATCTGGAGGCTAGGCGGGCAGACGATAGGCGATCCCAACGTGTCGACTACGCAGAGGAGCAATTCGACGATCAGCAAGCTGGCTCTGGTCCTTGGCAAAGACGACAATGGCAAGAGATTAACCTGCAGAGCCGAAAATCCCAGATTTCCCGGCGGAGTGCTCGAAGAAACTGAGATCTTGGACGTTGCCT ACGTACCGGTTGTTTCCATCGATCTAGCCACCGGTTACGTCCTGGATACTCTCAGAGAAGGGGACGATCTGAAGCTGGTGTGCGACGTGGAGAGTAACCCACCTCCGACCCGAATCATTTGGTACCACAAG GACGATCGATTGGAGCACGACGTGACCGGTGGAACGCTGATAGCCTCCAACACGTTAACGCTGAGGGTACTCACTCTGGCTCATGCAGGCGAGTATTCGTGCGAAGCGGTGAATTCCGTGGGAGAAGGTCGGAGCCCTCCGATTTTCGTTCAGATGAAAT ACGCGCCGAGATGCAGGGCAGGTTACGAGCGACGCGAGATCACGGCTGGTCGCCATGAAACGGTGTCGCTACGCTGCGAAGTCGACGCTGTTCCGAAAGACGCGGTGCGATTCTCTTGGACGTACAACGGAACGCGCGGTGACGTGTTGCCGATGCCAAACTCCAGAGCTCGGAATAACGGGCTCGTTAGCGTTCTCGAGTACACTCCTACCACCGACACCGACTTTGGAACTCTGGCTTGCTGGGCGAGCAACAGCGTCGGCAGACAAAGGACCCCTTGTATATTCAACATCGTGCCCGGAA AGCCACCGCAGCCACCGTTCGACTGTTCTCTGCACAATGAAACCACCTCGCTGCAAGTGAATTGCGTGCCCGGCGCCGATGGTGGTTCCCCGCAATACTTTTTGCTGGAAGTTCGAGGGATACCGAGAAACTCCGGTGTCGTTCAGATGAATCCGCCGACGCTCCACGCGCCTCAAAGCGACCAGGGAATGGTGGGAGACGTACCGGCGATATATCAAGAGAGAAATCCAAGGCCAAGCTTTCAGCTACACGGTCTTGAACCCGGTTTCGATTACACGTTATACGTGTACGCTGTGAACGACAGAGGAAGGAGCGAGCCAGCGCTGTTGGAGCATATACGAGTGGCTGAAGTTATCGGCGGGAAGATCGAAAGAAACGGCCTGTTTCTGGAGGATCTGAAAAAGGCACTTCCCGAGGCTAGCTCGGAAAATATGATCATCGTGATCGCCTTGACAGGTACAG GTGCGGTGGCTTTGATCCTGATCGGTATCGGGGTGATCATCGGGTTGGCTATCTGCAGAAGAAGGACCGCGTCGACGCTCAAAGACGGTCCGGACGATTTTACCACCCCCACCTACGTCTCCGCCCAAAGGATCGAGCCAAGGATCAGATACTCGGGCGACAGCAGACGTTCTCAAAGAACGAGCTTGTACATCGAGGAAAATCGAAACG aACCGGATCTTCTACAGAGAGTCGAGATCGATCTACACGGTTAA